The following coding sequences are from one Candidatus Borkfalkia ceftriaxoniphila window:
- a CDS encoding InlB B-repeat-containing protein — MTKFRVKLCTLLATVFVACVMCGVCMFTFADGASAAAVDENGWNTQVTRGDAKADVGHSVGDDGYSTFTDLQNGDKITFSEAVKIPFQDVFGSGKQLSNQIPFRLDIKGKGTGNIKWVVSAKKLATVDPSTGERTYSDTIVDMYWGTMEIGGASLVAAGGVNNGFNGKQVAAGQPVSFIFDKFSAIGGEIRYPETNSGISKAFTMGGGEYQQCCLNDETDTLGVWYGPDEAYITIVAEGDGIESIAVNLSHGLTFSGIDDSWNWSGFEEGYAISLDGSSNIYKENLYNICVFKNVLTRFALASGTDRMPYVTIGGTRVDIDTDGFYSFTLPSSATSGQVSVSKGDFTVSYMHGETKLLDTVLKSGDKAYDKDIAIAGKRITGWYADAALTQAFDFNTALTADTTLYAKTVDVLVVNFKDGDEVLSFQNIDDGAKAVQPADPEKEGMTFIGWFTAPDGKTAFDFDKAITGTTDVYAVFGYNVTAKVLGFNGKNANTQTAVVPVMNGGKITEEMMPSFGQITGFPEYTNIELVWYTDATMAEKVNFGANGVTVEGPLTFIAAIKDKDIEIANEYVRPNADGWDRNRSGGKDADGNVLTANQTLAPNSKYGSAEAMKSVDGYSDINIDYVGYIANTRKFDVTKDIYLSYTLDSKNESANDKDGPKHEQKHFFVGMFNSLTGALINQGQMHETNFGSIAVFGHRVNTEVQANDTMGAGKINVLTGGSSEKNSFTYEEGKPVDLKITIGTDNTKIYQLKEGNWVEIATMDATQKMFPDGMYLVLETTRITWLSARASQVSTVTKGAVSNGTFTIDTAEAATGLLSGERVYFTATPAEGYQFSEEGVFADGAKVSVGYDETKKSYYFNMPFGASEVTVKFSVPVTFMADGKEVNEKLYVLAGEIIDEFDVDAAPEKTGHSFAGWFEDEALTKAFDFENTVVSQATTLYAKYDANQYTITFMDGENKYKTATAAYGDKFVAPEVPEKDGFTFVGWFTDKECTKEFDFNTAVSDTVTVYAKWEANQRGCGSVAAVSASAAAAVVLLTVAAVALAKKKKAR; from the coding sequence ATGACTAAATTCAGGGTGAAACTTTGTACGCTGCTTGCGACGGTCTTCGTCGCGTGCGTGATGTGCGGAGTTTGCATGTTTACGTTTGCCGACGGCGCATCGGCGGCAGCCGTAGATGAAAACGGCTGGAACACGCAGGTAACGCGCGGGGATGCGAAGGCGGACGTCGGCCACTCTGTCGGCGACGACGGCTATTCCACGTTCACCGATCTGCAAAACGGAGATAAGATCACTTTTTCCGAGGCGGTCAAAATTCCTTTTCAGGACGTTTTCGGGTCGGGCAAGCAACTATCGAACCAGATTCCTTTCCGATTGGACATAAAAGGGAAAGGTACGGGCAATATCAAATGGGTGGTCTCCGCGAAAAAACTCGCCACGGTCGACCCTTCTACCGGCGAGCGGACTTACAGCGATACGATAGTCGATATGTACTGGGGAACCATGGAGATCGGCGGAGCGTCGCTTGTCGCCGCGGGCGGCGTGAACAACGGATTCAACGGAAAGCAGGTCGCGGCGGGTCAGCCCGTCTCTTTCATATTCGATAAATTCAGCGCCATCGGCGGCGAGATCCGCTATCCCGAAACGAACAGCGGGATATCCAAGGCTTTCACGATGGGCGGCGGCGAATATCAGCAGTGCTGCCTGAACGATGAGACGGATACGCTCGGGGTCTGGTACGGACCGGATGAAGCGTACATAACGATCGTTGCCGAAGGCGACGGCATAGAATCTATCGCCGTAAACTTGAGCCATGGCCTCACGTTCAGCGGTATAGACGATAGTTGGAATTGGTCGGGATTCGAAGAGGGATATGCGATCTCTCTGGACGGCAGTTCCAATATTTATAAAGAAAATTTATACAATATATGCGTCTTTAAAAACGTGCTCACGCGCTTTGCGTTGGCGTCGGGTACGGACCGTATGCCGTACGTGACCATAGGCGGAACGCGGGTAGACATCGACACGGATGGATTTTATAGTTTCACGCTGCCTTCGAGCGCGACGAGCGGTCAGGTCAGCGTGTCGAAAGGGGATTTCACCGTTTCCTATATGCACGGCGAGACCAAACTGCTGGATACCGTTTTGAAGAGCGGTGACAAGGCGTATGACAAAGATATCGCCATTGCGGGCAAACGCATAACGGGTTGGTATGCGGACGCGGCTCTGACACAGGCGTTCGATTTCAATACGGCGCTTACGGCGGATACCACACTGTATGCAAAAACGGTAGACGTTCTGGTCGTTAATTTCAAGGACGGAGACGAGGTGCTTTCCTTCCAGAATATCGACGACGGAGCAAAGGCTGTTCAACCCGCCGATCCCGAAAAAGAGGGAATGACCTTTATCGGATGGTTTACCGCCCCCGACGGCAAGACGGCTTTCGATTTTGATAAAGCGATCACGGGCACGACCGACGTTTACGCTGTTTTCGGTTATAACGTAACGGCGAAAGTCCTCGGCTTTAACGGCAAAAACGCAAATACGCAGACGGCTGTCGTTCCCGTCATGAACGGCGGTAAGATCACCGAAGAGATGATGCCTTCCTTCGGGCAGATCACGGGCTTCCCCGAATATACGAATATCGAACTTGTCTGGTACACGGACGCGACGATGGCGGAAAAGGTCAACTTCGGCGCGAACGGCGTCACGGTAGAAGGCCCCCTCACATTTATTGCTGCGATCAAAGACAAGGATATCGAAATTGCCAACGAATACGTTCGCCCCAACGCCGACGGCTGGGACCGCAACCGCTCGGGCGGCAAGGACGCCGACGGAAACGTTCTGACGGCAAATCAGACGCTCGCGCCCAACTCCAAGTACGGCAGCGCGGAAGCGATGAAATCCGTGGACGGTTATTCCGACATCAATATCGATTACGTCGGCTATATCGCGAATACGCGTAAATTCGACGTGACCAAAGATATTTATCTGAGTTACACGCTCGATTCCAAAAACGAGAGCGCGAACGATAAAGACGGTCCCAAACACGAACAGAAACATTTCTTCGTGGGCATGTTCAACAGCCTTACAGGCGCTTTGATCAACCAAGGGCAGATGCATGAAACTAACTTTGGTTCGATCGCCGTATTCGGTCACAGAGTCAATACGGAAGTGCAGGCAAACGATACGATGGGCGCGGGCAAGATCAATGTTTTGACGGGCGGCAGTTCCGAAAAGAATTCCTTTACCTATGAAGAGGGGAAACCCGTCGATCTGAAAATTACGATCGGCACGGACAACACAAAAATTTATCAACTCAAAGAAGGCAATTGGGTGGAAATTGCGACCATGGACGCCACGCAGAAAATGTTCCCCGACGGAATGTATCTGGTATTGGAAACTACCCGCATAACCTGGCTCAGCGCGCGCGCTTCGCAGGTTTCGACCGTCACCAAGGGCGCTGTGAGCAACGGAACGTTCACCATCGATACCGCCGAGGCGGCGACGGGACTTTTGTCGGGCGAACGCGTGTACTTTACCGCGACTCCCGCGGAGGGCTATCAATTTTCGGAAGAAGGCGTGTTTGCAGACGGCGCCAAAGTATCCGTAGGCTACGACGAAACCAAGAAGAGTTATTATTTCAATATGCCTTTCGGGGCGAGCGAAGTGACCGTGAAGTTTTCGGTTCCCGTTACCTTTATGGCGGACGGCAAAGAAGTGAATGAAAAACTGTACGTTCTTGCGGGCGAGATCATCGACGAGTTCGACGTGGACGCCGCACCCGAAAAGACGGGGCATTCGTTTGCGGGCTGGTTCGAAGACGAAGCGTTGACAAAGGCGTTCGACTTTGAAAACACCGTCGTGTCGCAGGCGACGACGCTGTATGCCAAGTACGATGCGAACCAATACACCATCACTTTTATGGACGGCGAGAACAAATACAAGACGGCGACCGCTGCATACGGAGATAAATTCGTCGCGCCCGAAGTTCCCGAAAAGGACGGATTTACGTTCGTCGGCTGGTTTACGGACAAAGAGTGCACCAAGGAATTCGACTTTAACACGGCTGTATCCGATACCGTTACCGTCTATGCGAAATGGGAGGCGAATCAAAGAGGATGCGGTAGCGTCGCGGCTGTTTCCGCTTCCGCGGCGGCGGCTGTCGTATTGCTGACTGTTGCGGCCGTCGCGCTCGCCAAAAAGAAAAAAGCAAGATAA
- a CDS encoding ABC transporter substrate-binding protein, whose translation MKKIITVILTVILALSMFTACDFRPGGGGGEGNQEMLGNIVLNPDSGFEGTLKIAAPDVASHRNALNAFIGSFQKKYPKIKVEPTYLDLNGYKASIGRVAAASMKDPANMYDIFWLDQNYINEWIDLDILSPLESLMDADESIDEEDLNAQMLKVSSVNDKLYMMPRDYNQVVMYYNKAMFKAAKVDYPTDEMTGEEFKAMCEKLATNIAKLDDKTNDYGAVYADVCNYIVDCNVAWSSLDYPLVKSFGGSVVNEQGEVVFDSPETTAAIQYWGDLVNTKVGGIALAIDLTTGADRNGVQFRMQQSPIYLHARAVMSDILNEETMGGQTYLGIGNNNLGVAALPNFGGEYAVGAGCSGYAMYKNCAHGTEAWQFLKHVVSIEGQNAYSETGDCVPVRTSLLTDPTATWRTCLPEKLGSDFNHDAFIYKMDEAACSVNDFYPYVPFAAQAYVTARIEEAFKSCISGSTANFPWNLKAAADKMVSDIKTANG comes from the coding sequence TTGAAAAAAATTATTACGGTTATCTTAACGGTCATTCTTGCGCTGAGCATGTTCACCGCATGCGATTTCCGTCCGGGCGGCGGAGGCGGCGAAGGGAATCAGGAGATGCTCGGCAACATCGTGCTCAATCCCGATTCCGGCTTCGAAGGTACTTTAAAAATTGCCGCGCCCGACGTTGCGAGTCACAGAAACGCACTGAACGCGTTTATCGGATCGTTTCAGAAAAAATATCCCAAAATCAAGGTGGAACCCACCTATCTTGACTTGAACGGTTACAAGGCGTCGATCGGCCGCGTCGCGGCTGCGTCTATGAAGGATCCCGCCAATATGTACGATATTTTTTGGCTGGACCAGAATTATATCAACGAGTGGATCGATCTTGACATCCTTTCGCCCCTCGAATCTCTGATGGATGCGGATGAGTCGATCGATGAGGAGGATCTGAATGCGCAGATGCTGAAAGTTTCTTCTGTAAACGACAAACTGTACATGATGCCCCGCGATTACAATCAGGTCGTCATGTATTATAATAAGGCAATGTTCAAAGCCGCCAAGGTTGACTATCCCACCGATGAGATGACGGGCGAGGAATTCAAGGCGATGTGCGAAAAACTCGCCACCAATATTGCAAAACTCGACGATAAAACCAACGATTACGGCGCCGTGTATGCGGATGTGTGCAATTATATCGTGGACTGCAACGTCGCGTGGAGTTCGCTCGATTACCCTTTGGTGAAATCGTTCGGCGGCAGCGTCGTCAACGAACAGGGCGAAGTCGTATTCGACAGCCCCGAAACTACCGCGGCGATTCAATATTGGGGAGATCTGGTCAACACAAAGGTCGGAGGGATCGCCTTAGCGATCGATCTGACTACGGGCGCCGACAGAAACGGCGTACAGTTCCGTATGCAGCAATCTCCCATTTACCTGCACGCGCGCGCGGTCATGAGCGATATCCTGAATGAAGAAACGATGGGCGGACAGACCTACCTCGGCATCGGGAACAACAATCTCGGCGTGGCGGCGTTGCCCAACTTCGGCGGCGAATACGCGGTAGGCGCGGGGTGCAGCGGCTATGCCATGTACAAAAATTGCGCGCACGGCACGGAAGCATGGCAGTTTTTGAAACACGTCGTCAGTATCGAGGGACAGAACGCCTATTCCGAAACGGGCGACTGCGTACCCGTACGCACCAGTCTTTTGACCGACCCAACCGCGACCTGGCGCACCTGCCTGCCCGAAAAACTGGGTTCCGATTTCAATCACGACGCGTTTATCTACAAAATGGACGAGGCCGCGTGCTCAGTAAACGACTTTTATCCCTACGTGCCCTTTGCCGCGCAGGCGTACGTGACCGCACGTATCGAAGAAGCGTTCAAGTCGTGTATTTCGGGCTCCACGGCCAACTTCCCCTGGAATCTGAAAGCGGCGGCGGACAAAATGGTGTCGGATATCAAGACTGCCAACGGCTGA